One window of Leptotrichia sp. oral taxon 498 genomic DNA carries:
- a CDS encoding nucleotidyltransferase domain-containing protein codes for MIEKILEKFKNDERVEAIALGGSRAGENFDEKSDYDIYVYYNEMIPEKERKEIYLEVCSKIEIGNHYWEYEDNGVLNNGVEFDVVYRKLDDFINGISYVVDKCNSHNGYTTCMWHNLINCKILFDKNKKLEKYQKQYSIDYPKKLKENIILRNMNLLSDALPAYKGQIKKATGRADVVSINHRITEFLASYFDIIFALNELTHPGEKRLVEISLKKCKKLPKNFSQNIENLLKNIAVNNENVNFYVQEIVRELKEILK; via the coding sequence ATGATAGAAAAAATTTTAGAAAAATTTAAAAATGACGAAAGAGTAGAAGCAATAGCGCTTGGAGGTTCAAGAGCGGGAGAAAATTTTGATGAAAAGTCGGACTATGATATCTATGTTTATTACAACGAAATGATACCTGAAAAAGAGCGTAAAGAAATTTATTTGGAAGTCTGTTCAAAAATTGAAATTGGCAATCATTATTGGGAATATGAAGATAATGGAGTTTTGAATAACGGAGTGGAATTCGATGTGGTTTACCGAAAACTAGACGATTTTATAAATGGAATTTCTTATGTAGTCGATAAATGTAATTCTCATAACGGATATACAACTTGTATGTGGCATAATCTGATAAATTGTAAAATTCTTTTTGACAAAAACAAAAAGCTTGAAAAATATCAAAAACAGTACAGCATAGATTATCCTAAAAAGTTGAAAGAAAATATAATTTTACGAAATATGAATTTATTGTCTGATGCTCTTCCAGCGTATAAGGGTCAAATAAAAAAGGCTACTGGAAGAGCTGATGTTGTGAGTATAAATCATAGAATAACAGAATTTTTGGCTTCATATTTTGATATTATTTTTGCATTAAATGAATTAACTCATCCAGGAGAAAAAAGACTTGTGGAAATTTCTTTGAAAAAATGTAAAAAATTACCGAAAAATTTTTCTCAAAATATAGAAAATTTATTAAAAAATATTGCCGTCAATAATGAAAATGTAAATTTTTATGTACAAGAAATTGTGAGAGAATTAAAAGAGATTTTAAAATAG
- the purD gene encoding phosphoribosylamine--glycine ligase, whose amino-acid sequence MKVLIVGAGGREHAIAWKISQNEKVEKIFIAPGNAGAELLEKAENVNLSNNIEEYVKFAKNNKIDLTFVGSEELLVAGIVDEFRKNRLKIFGPDKKAAILEGSKAFSKDFMKKYGIKTAVYEIFDDANKAKEFLNNWSDFPVVVKASGLAAGKGVIIAQNHDEAIKAVEDIMVDEKFGSAGNQVVIEEFLDGVEASILSFTDSKVIVPLLSAKDHKKIGENETGLNTGGMGVISPNPYVTNEVFESFKNDIMNPTLKGIQAEEMDFEGVIFFGLMITKKGVYLLEYNMRLGDPETQAVLPLLENDLLELVEYSFDKKLSELKVSWKPLHSCCVVGAAKGYPESYKKGDVITGIENASDDELVFIAGAKFEDGKFKTNGGRVLNAVAFGKTLDEARKNAYKLLSKIKFDGMYFRKDIGNVK is encoded by the coding sequence ATGAAAGTACTGATTGTAGGAGCAGGTGGAAGAGAACACGCAATTGCTTGGAAAATTTCACAAAATGAAAAAGTTGAAAAAATATTTATTGCACCTGGAAATGCGGGAGCGGAGTTATTGGAAAAAGCTGAAAATGTGAATTTGTCAAACAATATTGAAGAATATGTAAAATTTGCAAAAAATAATAAAATTGATTTGACATTTGTTGGAAGCGAAGAATTATTAGTAGCTGGGATTGTTGATGAATTTAGAAAAAATAGATTAAAAATATTTGGTCCTGACAAAAAAGCGGCAATTCTTGAAGGAAGTAAAGCATTTTCAAAAGATTTTATGAAAAAATATGGAATAAAAACAGCGGTTTATGAGATTTTTGACGATGCCAACAAAGCAAAAGAGTTTTTAAATAATTGGAGCGATTTCCCGGTAGTTGTAAAAGCGAGTGGACTTGCAGCTGGAAAAGGTGTTATTATCGCTCAAAATCACGATGAAGCAATTAAAGCTGTTGAAGATATAATGGTTGACGAAAAATTTGGAAGTGCGGGAAATCAAGTTGTAATCGAAGAATTTTTGGACGGAGTGGAAGCGTCAATTTTATCGTTTACAGATAGTAAAGTTATCGTGCCACTTTTATCGGCGAAAGACCACAAAAAAATAGGAGAAAATGAAACTGGATTAAATACAGGTGGTATGGGGGTTATAAGTCCAAATCCTTATGTGACTAATGAAGTTTTTGAAAGTTTTAAAAACGACATTATGAATCCGACTTTAAAAGGTATTCAAGCGGAAGAAATGGATTTTGAAGGAGTAATTTTCTTTGGACTTATGATTACGAAAAAAGGTGTTTATTTGCTGGAATACAACATGAGATTAGGAGATCCTGAAACTCAGGCGGTTTTGCCGCTTTTGGAAAACGATTTATTGGAATTGGTGGAATACTCATTTGACAAAAAATTATCAGAATTAAAAGTTTCTTGGAAACCACTTCATTCTTGCTGTGTCGTAGGAGCAGCAAAAGGTTATCCTGAAAGTTATAAAAAAGGTGATGTGATAACTGGAATTGAAAATGCTTCAGATGATGAATTGGTATTTATCGCAGGAGCAAAATTTGAAGACGGGAAATTCAAAACTAATGGTGGAAGAGTTTTAAATGCAGTTGCATTTGGAAAAACATTGGATGAAGCTAGAAAAAATGCTTATAAATTATTATCAAAAATTAAATTTGATGGAATGTATTTTAGAAAAGATATTGGAAATGTGAAATAA
- a CDS encoding PH domain-containing protein: MELKVLEWTFFRECKVSKDIENILVDGESATVVYKTIRDLAVFTNKRLIVKDKQGITGHKSEIFSLPYKSIIMWSIENAGKIVDFNSEVVLWTRIGKFKIKLGADIDVKKIDYLLASYIL; the protein is encoded by the coding sequence ATGGAATTAAAAGTGTTGGAATGGACATTTTTTAGAGAGTGTAAAGTTTCAAAAGATATAGAAAATATTTTGGTGGATGGCGAAAGTGCCACGGTTGTGTATAAAACAATACGGGATTTAGCGGTATTTACGAATAAAAGATTAATTGTAAAAGATAAACAAGGAATAACTGGACATAAATCTGAAATTTTTTCATTGCCATATAAATCAATAATTATGTGGTCAATTGAGAATGCTGGGAAAATTGTAGATTTTAATTCTGAAGTTGTGCTTTGGACAAGAATTGGAAAATTTAAAATAAAACTTGGAGCAGATATAGATGTAAAAAAAATAGATTATTTACTCGCAAGTTATATTCTATAA
- the mltG gene encoding endolytic transglycosylase MltG has product MKNTIKLFNIFLSILLFLFLIFFYSFFVSKREYKNVNIDVKRGTTFSQIYKNLKLNYGILDRIYLKLSGRNNLKIGVYRFDGKLSKYEVIRKIKRSEISGIRLTIPEGFTSKQVFERMNALGLGTEEEIKKNLAEIKFPYPHKDNNFEGYFYPETYIFAETVTTKEVLETVLKEFLRRFPPEKYPDKQKFYDNLKLASIVEAEVSDREDKPKVAGIFLKRLQIGMRLESDATLKYVLRRQAKSGELKANMSPYNSYRFSGLPPTPIGNPPYETFEAVENAEITDNLFFFTHDGKTYYSKTHEEHLQKRKESGQMK; this is encoded by the coding sequence ATGAAAAATACAATAAAACTTTTTAATATATTTTTGTCTATATTGTTATTTCTGTTTTTAATATTTTTTTACAGTTTTTTTGTTTCAAAAAGAGAATACAAAAATGTAAATATTGATGTAAAAAGAGGTACTACTTTTAGTCAAATTTATAAAAATTTAAAGTTAAATTACGGTATTTTAGATAGAATATATTTAAAGTTAAGTGGAAGAAATAATTTAAAAATAGGTGTTTATCGTTTTGATGGAAAACTTTCCAAATATGAAGTTATAAGAAAAATTAAAAGAAGTGAAATTAGTGGTATAAGGCTTACTATTCCTGAAGGGTTTACTTCAAAACAAGTTTTTGAGAGAATGAATGCACTTGGACTTGGAACAGAAGAAGAAATCAAAAAAAATCTTGCGGAAATAAAGTTTCCATATCCACATAAAGATAACAATTTTGAAGGATACTTTTATCCAGAAACATATATTTTTGCGGAAACTGTTACAACTAAAGAAGTCTTAGAAACTGTATTAAAAGAATTTCTTAGAAGATTCCCGCCTGAAAAATATCCAGATAAACAAAAATTTTATGACAATCTGAAATTGGCTTCAATAGTTGAAGCAGAAGTTTCGGATAGGGAAGATAAGCCAAAGGTTGCTGGAATATTTTTAAAACGACTTCAAATTGGAATGAGATTGGAATCTGACGCAACCCTAAAATATGTCTTGCGAAGACAGGCTAAAAGTGGTGAATTAAAGGCAAATATGTCGCCCTACAACTCTTATAGATTTTCTGGACTTCCGCCAACTCCAATTGGAAATCCGCCATACGAAACTTTTGAAGCAGTTGAAAACGCTGAAATAACTGACAATTTATTCTTTTTCACACATGACGGAAAAACCTATTATTCTAAAACTCATGAAGAACATCTACAAAAAAGAAAAGAAAGTGGGCAAATGAAATAA